From a region of the Acinetobacter larvae genome:
- a CDS encoding cold-shock protein: MSNTVTGTVKWFNETKGFGFIQADSGQDVFAHYSEISSNGFKTLLEGQRVQFAIVDGKKGPQASNIAVI; encoded by the coding sequence ATGTCTAATACTGTAACTGGCACTGTAAAATGGTTTAATGAAACTAAAGGTTTTGGCTTTATCCAAGCGGATTCTGGTCAAGACGTATTTGCACACTATAGCGAAATTTCAAGCAACGGCTTCAAAACTTTGCTTGAAGGTCAACGTGTTCAATTTGCGATCGTTGATGGCAAAAAAGGTCCACAAGCGAGCAATATCGCTGTAATCTAA
- the lldR gene encoding transcriptional regulator LldR, producing MRVSDQVAQQVLQLIQQQHIKVGQALPAERKLCEQLGVSRASLREAIQQLTSQGIIRSKVGAGHYVQQLPSHWSNDQVLQPLSQLIDTDPNYRFDVQEARIALEGATAWHAAQRASTADIAKIKYYYSQMQHFQSLGDDDQSAQADANFHLAIAEASHNIVLIQMMRGVFDLLQFNVLLGRRKLYSETYRFDRLQEQHSQVLDAIERRDPEAARQAVCGHIEFVVQQVRCIDEEDARRQRASRLNRTSL from the coding sequence ATGCGGGTTTCCGATCAGGTTGCACAACAAGTGTTGCAGTTGATTCAACAGCAACACATCAAAGTAGGGCAGGCACTCCCTGCCGAACGCAAATTGTGTGAACAGCTCGGTGTTTCTCGCGCTTCTTTACGTGAAGCAATACAGCAATTAACCAGTCAAGGGATTATCCGTAGCAAAGTGGGAGCGGGTCATTATGTACAGCAGCTTCCTTCACATTGGTCGAATGATCAAGTGTTACAACCCTTGAGTCAGCTCATCGACACCGATCCCAATTATCGTTTTGATGTACAAGAAGCACGTATTGCACTCGAAGGTGCAACCGCTTGGCATGCAGCACAGCGTGCCAGTACAGCAGATATCGCAAAAATTAAATATTACTACAGTCAAATGCAGCATTTTCAGTCCTTGGGGGATGATGATCAATCCGCTCAAGCTGATGCCAATTTTCATTTGGCGATCGCTGAGGCATCACACAATATTGTGCTGATCCAAATGATGCGTGGGGTATTTGATTTATTGCAATTTAATGTGCTCTTGGGGCGTCGTAAGTTGTATTCAGAAACCTATCGCTTTGATCGTTTGCAAGAACAACATAGCCAAGTTTTGGATGCTATTGAAAGACGAGATCCCGAAGCCGCACGTCAAGCCGTTTGTGGCCATATTGAATTTGTGGTTCAACAAGTACGTTGTATCGATGAGGAAGATGCGCGTCGACAACGTGCCAGTCGTTTAAATAGGACATCATTATGA
- a CDS encoding DNA transfer protein p32 → MKKSLLLLCGVSVAVLALAGCENMSSKDQRIGAAALGGAVGGGVGNHVGGGVGAAAGAAGGAAVGSKTQSGSNRNAGASAVGAGVGAAIGKGIFGGDAGAAIGGALGGGAGAAIEEKNR, encoded by the coding sequence ATGAAAAAATCACTCTTGTTACTTTGTGGTGTGAGCGTGGCGGTATTGGCTTTAGCGGGTTGTGAAAATATGTCAAGCAAAGACCAACGTATCGGTGCTGCTGCTTTAGGTGGTGCAGTGGGTGGTGGTGTAGGCAACCATGTCGGTGGTGGTGTTGGCGCTGCTGCAGGTGCTGCGGGCGGTGCCGCCGTAGGCAGTAAAACACAAAGCGGATCAAATCGTAATGCTGGTGCAAGTGCTGTTGGTGCTGGTGTTGGTGCGGCAATTGGCAAAGGTATCTTTGGCGGCGACGCTGGTGCAGCGATTGGCGGTGCACTTGGCGGCGGTGCTGGCGCTGCGATTGAAGAAAAGAATCGTTAA
- a CDS encoding transposase — MKILSEWHLATANNGKQINVKVVPLKRKQNSMQGGTWVEVGKMIQLESGLEIDFNLDGKSFYAAYNELYRLD; from the coding sequence GTGAAAATTTTAAGTGAGTGGCATCTTGCCACAGCCAATAATGGCAAACAAATTAATGTAAAAGTCGTTCCGCTAAAGCGGAAGCAAAATTCTATGCAAGGTGGTACTTGGGTTGAAGTTGGAAAAATGATCCAATTAGAGTCCGGCTTAGAAATTGATTTTAATCTCGATGGTAAGAGTTTTTATGCGGCTTACAACGAACTTTATCGCCTCGATTAA
- the dld gene encoding D-lactate dehydrogenase gives MPMTAHLATTERDQVLTQLQQILGVQHVLTQDHQTRFYRQGRRYGSGAVWAVIVPGTLLQQWRALQLLIAADCIVIMQAANTGLTGGSTPFGDDYDRPVVIISTRRLTGIQVIANGEQVICLPGATLDALEQCLAPYQREPHSVIGSSCIGASILGGVCNNSGGALLRRGPAYTELALYAQVNAEGQLVLVNHLGIQLGADPEQILSRLEQGDYQPDDIEYPTQRVASDQRYADDVVQVDADSPARFNADPSRLFEASGSAGKVCVFAVRLDSFAKVASQVFYLGSNDPNDLTEIRRYLLTALPRLPIAGEYIHREAYDIGAKYGKDSFLFIEKMGTAKVPAAFAMKDKVDGYLERIGLAGLSDKVLQWLTACLPNHLPQRMNQFRDRFEHHLILRIEQQDVAQVQHYLQDYFAQHPQGDFFLCSTDEGRKAFLHRFAIAGAAIRYRDTHRHSVADIVALDIALKRNDRQWVEQLPAEMEQHILHKLYYGHFFCHVFHQDYIVKKGVDPLAMEHQMWALLDARGAEYPAEHNVGHLYVAKPALQQHYRQLDPQNCFNVGIGQSSKHKHWH, from the coding sequence ATGCCGATGACAGCCCATCTCGCGACGACTGAACGTGATCAAGTCCTGACTCAATTACAACAAATTTTGGGCGTACAGCATGTATTGACGCAAGATCATCAAACACGATTTTACCGACAAGGTCGTCGTTATGGTTCTGGTGCGGTTTGGGCTGTGATTGTACCGGGAACGTTACTTCAACAATGGCGTGCTTTGCAGCTACTGATTGCCGCAGATTGTATCGTCATTATGCAAGCCGCCAATACCGGGCTGACCGGTGGTTCTACACCTTTTGGCGATGATTATGATCGCCCTGTGGTTATTATTAGTACCCGCCGTTTAACCGGGATACAGGTCATTGCCAATGGTGAACAGGTGATTTGTTTGCCCGGTGCAACTTTAGATGCTTTAGAACAATGTCTGGCACCCTACCAACGGGAACCGCATTCGGTGATTGGTTCATCGTGTATTGGTGCTTCGATATTGGGTGGGGTTTGCAATAACTCGGGTGGTGCTTTGCTCCGTCGTGGTCCTGCTTATACCGAGTTAGCGTTGTATGCGCAGGTTAATGCCGAGGGTCAGCTGGTCTTGGTCAATCATTTGGGTATTCAGCTTGGCGCTGACCCAGAGCAGATATTGAGCCGTTTGGAACAAGGGGATTATCAGCCGGATGATATTGAATATCCCACACAACGGGTCGCATCAGATCAACGCTATGCAGATGATGTGGTACAAGTCGATGCTGACAGTCCTGCGCGTTTTAATGCCGATCCAAGTCGTTTATTTGAAGCCTCAGGCTCTGCTGGTAAAGTCTGTGTTTTTGCAGTGCGCTTAGATAGCTTTGCCAAAGTTGCCAGTCAGGTATTTTATCTGGGGAGTAATGATCCGAATGATCTGACGGAGATCCGCCGTTATTTATTAACGGCATTGCCACGTCTACCGATCGCTGGTGAATATATCCATCGTGAAGCGTATGATATTGGCGCCAAATATGGTAAAGACAGTTTTTTGTTTATTGAAAAAATGGGCACAGCCAAAGTGCCTGCAGCCTTTGCCATGAAAGATAAAGTCGATGGCTATTTGGAACGTATAGGCTTAGCTGGATTGTCCGATAAAGTCCTACAATGGCTGACGGCATGTTTACCCAATCATCTACCACAACGCATGAACCAATTTCGTGACCGTTTTGAGCATCATCTTATTTTGCGTATAGAACAGCAAGATGTTGCACAGGTACAACATTATCTACAAGACTATTTTGCCCAACATCCACAAGGTGATTTTTTCTTGTGTAGTACAGATGAGGGGCGTAAAGCATTTTTGCATCGTTTTGCCATCGCCGGTGCCGCGATACGCTATCGCGATACCCATCGCCACAGCGTGGCAGATATTGTGGCTTTGGACATTGCCTTAAAACGCAATGACCGACAATGGGTTGAGCAACTGCCTGCTGAGATGGAACAGCACATTTTGCACAAATTATATTATGGGCATTTTTTCTGCCATGTTTTCCATCAGGATTATATTGTCAAAAAAGGCGTAGATCCTTTAGCAATGGAGCATCAAATGTGGGCTTTGCTGGATGCTCGTGGCGCAGAATATCCGGCTGAACATAATGTCGGTCATCTATATGTCGCGAAGCCAGCTTTACAACAGCATTATCGTCAGCTTGATCCGCAGAACTGCTTTAATGTTGGCATCGGTCAGAGCTCGAAACATAAGCATTGGCATTAA
- the lldP gene encoding L-lactate permease — protein sequence MTMLEVWQQLYNPLGNIWISSLIALIPILFFFLALAVFRMKGSVAGTITVVLALCVALFAYDMPVLMSCAALVYGFLYGLWPIAWIIIGAVFLYKISVKTGQFDIIRSSILSITADQRLQMLLVGFAFGTFLEGAAGFGAPVAITAALLVGLGFKPLYAAGLCLIVNTAPVAFGAMGIPIIVAGQVSSVDTMEISQMVGRQLPFMVPIVLIWIMAIMDGWRGVKETWPAILVGSASFALAQYLTSNFVGPELPDITAAIASLISLTILLKYWQPQHIFRFDNAQDSSELLAQQQHYSPWQIAKAWSPFAVLTLMVTLWSIAPFKVLFAKGGVLQHWVLSFEVPFLHQMVQKMPPVVSQVTDYDAVFKFDWFSATGTAIFIAALISIIYLKMKPADAVSAFSETLKELKTPIYSIGMVLSFAFIANYSGMSATLALALAHTGDAFTFFSPFLGWLGVFLTGSDTSANALFSALQATTAQQIGVPEVLLVAANTSGGVTGKMISPQSIAIACAAVGLVGKESDLFRFTVKHSITFTIMIGIIVSIQAYVLPWMIP from the coding sequence ATGACAATGCTTGAAGTTTGGCAACAACTCTATAATCCCTTGGGTAATATTTGGATCTCTAGTTTGATCGCACTTATTCCAATTTTATTTTTCTTCTTGGCATTAGCGGTCTTTCGAATGAAGGGCAGCGTGGCTGGAACGATTACCGTTGTTTTGGCTTTGTGTGTCGCATTATTTGCGTATGACATGCCCGTACTGATGTCATGTGCGGCATTGGTTTATGGTTTCTTATACGGTTTATGGCCAATTGCTTGGATTATTATTGGCGCAGTTTTTCTTTATAAAATCTCAGTAAAAACGGGACAATTCGATATTATCCGTTCTTCGATATTATCCATTACCGCCGACCAACGTTTACAAATGCTATTGGTGGGTTTTGCTTTTGGTACTTTCTTGGAGGGAGCTGCAGGTTTTGGTGCCCCAGTGGCAATTACCGCAGCACTACTGGTTGGTCTTGGCTTTAAACCCTTATATGCAGCAGGTCTTTGTTTGATCGTCAATACTGCACCGGTTGCTTTTGGTGCAATGGGGATTCCGATTATTGTGGCAGGGCAGGTTTCCTCGGTCGACACCATGGAAATTAGTCAGATGGTCGGGCGTCAGTTGCCGTTTATGGTGCCGATTGTTTTAATCTGGATTATGGCGATTATGGATGGCTGGCGTGGTGTCAAAGAAACCTGGCCAGCCATTTTGGTGGGCAGTGCTTCTTTTGCACTGGCACAGTATTTAACCTCAAACTTTGTCGGTCCTGAATTACCCGATATTACTGCGGCGATTGCATCTTTGATTAGTCTGACCATTTTACTGAAATACTGGCAGCCGCAACATATTTTCCGTTTTGATAATGCACAAGACAGCAGCGAATTACTGGCACAACAGCAGCATTATAGCCCTTGGCAAATCGCTAAAGCTTGGTCGCCTTTTGCGGTGTTAACTTTGATGGTCACGTTGTGGAGTATTGCGCCATTTAAAGTCTTATTTGCCAAAGGTGGGGTGTTACAGCATTGGGTGCTGAGCTTTGAGGTGCCATTTTTACATCAAATGGTCCAGAAAATGCCGCCAGTGGTGAGTCAAGTCACTGACTATGATGCCGTCTTTAAATTTGATTGGTTCTCGGCAACAGGAACAGCCATTTTTATTGCCGCACTGATCAGCATTATTTATTTAAAAATGAAGCCAGCCGATGCGGTTTCGGCCTTTTCTGAAACACTAAAAGAGCTCAAAACACCGATTTATTCGATTGGGATGGTGCTGTCTTTTGCTTTTATTGCCAATTATTCAGGCATGTCGGCAACTTTGGCTTTGGCACTGGCACATACGGGTGATGCTTTTACTTTTTTCTCACCATTCTTAGGCTGGTTGGGAGTATTTTTGACTGGATCAGATACCTCTGCCAATGCGTTGTTTTCTGCCTTACAAGCCACCACGGCTCAACAAATTGGTGTACCGGAAGTGCTTTTGGTTGCAGCCAATACCAGTGGTGGCGTGACTGGCAAGATGATTTCACCACAATCTATTGCCATTGCTTGTGCCGCAGTTGGCTTGGTGGGAAAGGAGTCAGATCTTTTCCGCTTTACCGTTAAACATAGTATTACTTTTACCATAATGATCGGTATCATTGTGAGCATACAGGCCTATGTATTGCCGTGGATGATTCCATGA
- the lldD gene encoding FMN-dependent L-lactate dehydrogenase LldD, producing the protein MIISSANDYREAARRRLPPFLFHYIDGGANAEYTLQRNVEDLSQVALRQRVLKDMSALSLHTEIFAEQLAMPVALSPVGLTGMYARRGEVQAAVAAEKKGIPFTLSTVSVCPIEEVAPAIQRPMWFQLYVLRDRGFMKNALERAKAAGCSTLVFTVDMPVPGSRYRDAHSGMSGRNAAMRRYLQACTHPHWSWNVGLLGRPHDLGNISKYLGKPTGLEDYIGWLGNNFDPSISWKDLEWIREFWDGPMVIKGILDPEDAKDAVRFGADGIVVSNHGGRQLDGVLSTTRALPPIADAVKGDIKLLVDSGIRNGLDVVRMLALGADLCMLGRAFVYALGAAGAAGVEHLLDLIEKEMRVAMTLTGVKSIQEINTDCLVQLQRELNDLKGA; encoded by the coding sequence ATGATTATTTCTTCTGCAAATGATTATCGCGAAGCCGCGCGGCGTCGTTTACCACCGTTTTTATTTCATTATATCGATGGTGGCGCCAATGCAGAATATACCTTGCAACGTAATGTAGAAGATCTATCACAAGTTGCTTTGCGACAACGTGTGCTCAAAGACATGTCTGCCTTAAGTTTGCACACAGAGATCTTTGCTGAACAATTGGCAATGCCTGTGGCCTTGTCACCCGTTGGTTTGACGGGCATGTATGCGCGACGCGGTGAAGTGCAAGCCGCGGTGGCGGCAGAAAAAAAAGGCATTCCCTTTACCTTGTCGACGGTGTCTGTTTGCCCAATTGAAGAAGTCGCGCCCGCTATTCAGCGCCCGATGTGGTTTCAGCTCTATGTATTGCGTGACCGAGGCTTTATGAAAAACGCATTAGAGCGTGCCAAAGCTGCTGGATGCTCAACCTTGGTCTTCACCGTTGATATGCCCGTGCCAGGTTCACGCTATCGGGATGCACATTCGGGGATGAGTGGTCGCAATGCGGCAATGCGACGTTATTTACAAGCCTGTACTCATCCACATTGGTCTTGGAATGTTGGTCTCTTGGGACGACCACATGATTTAGGCAATATCTCCAAGTACTTGGGCAAACCGACAGGGCTTGAAGATTATATTGGTTGGTTGGGGAATAACTTTGATCCATCGATTTCTTGGAAAGACTTAGAGTGGATTCGTGAATTCTGGGATGGTCCGATGGTGATCAAGGGCATACTCGACCCAGAAGATGCCAAAGATGCAGTACGTTTTGGCGCTGATGGCATTGTGGTCTCCAATCATGGTGGACGTCAGCTGGATGGGGTATTGTCAACTACACGGGCCTTGCCACCGATTGCCGATGCCGTCAAAGGCGATATCAAGTTATTGGTCGATTCGGGGATTCGTAACGGTCTAGACGTGGTACGTATGCTGGCCTTGGGTGCCGATCTCTGTATGCTTGGACGTGCTTTTGTCTATGCTTTAGGGGCTGCGGGTGCTGCTGGTGTGGAGCATTTATTAGATCTCATCGAGAAAGAAATGCGTGTGGCGATGACCTTGACTGGTGTCAAATCAATTCAAGAGATTAATACGGATTGCTTGGTGCAATTGCAGCGTGAGCTCAATGACTTAAAAGGAGCTTAA
- a CDS encoding ABC transporter permease — MFIHKLQNIFRLGCKELWSLWRDPIMLLLITYTFTMSIYTGASSMPESLNNAPIGIVDEDHSALSERVSSAFYPPLFTPFETQLDQMDAGMDAGLYSFSMTIPSRFQEDILANRGATVQVNVDATRVTQALTGSSYIQQIILTEVNSYLQGHRSVTSLPVDLELRARFNPTLDRQWFGGIMQVINNVTMLSIILTGAALIREREHGTVEHLLVMPVTVFEIMMAKVWSMGLVVLVASFVAVHLVVKGFMHIPIEGNLWLFFLGASLSLFATTSLGIYMATVAKSMPQFGLLMMLVLIPLQMLSGGLTPRESMPEVVQNIMQFAPTTHFVNLAQAILYRNAGFDVVWMPFLCLFAIGAVFFYFALKRFKETIHTMT; from the coding sequence ATGTTCATACATAAATTACAGAATATCTTTAGACTCGGCTGTAAAGAGTTATGGAGTTTGTGGCGTGATCCGATCATGCTGCTATTGATCACCTATACCTTTACCATGTCGATCTACACCGGTGCATCCTCGATGCCAGAGAGTCTTAATAATGCACCCATCGGGATTGTAGATGAAGACCACTCCGCCTTGTCTGAACGGGTCAGCTCGGCGTTTTATCCGCCATTGTTTACACCCTTTGAAACGCAGCTCGATCAGATGGATGCTGGCATGGATGCGGGTTTATACAGTTTTAGTATGACCATTCCTTCACGCTTTCAAGAAGATATCTTGGCTAATCGCGGTGCGACAGTACAGGTCAACGTTGATGCGACGCGGGTAACACAAGCCTTGACCGGGAGTAGTTATATTCAGCAGATTATTCTGACGGAGGTCAACTCCTATCTGCAAGGGCATCGTTCGGTGACAAGCTTACCTGTCGATCTTGAGTTAAGGGCGCGTTTTAACCCAACCCTCGACCGACAATGGTTTGGTGGCATTATGCAGGTCATTAATAACGTGACCATGTTATCGATTATCCTGACCGGTGCTGCGCTGATTCGTGAGCGTGAGCATGGGACAGTCGAGCATTTGCTGGTTATGCCAGTTACTGTGTTCGAGATCATGATGGCAAAAGTCTGGTCGATGGGTTTGGTGGTTTTAGTTGCTTCATTTGTTGCTGTGCATTTGGTGGTCAAAGGCTTTATGCATATTCCGATTGAAGGCAATTTGTGGTTATTCTTCTTGGGGGCATCGTTGTCTTTATTTGCCACGACTTCGCTGGGCATTTATATGGCGACTGTTGCCAAGTCGATGCCGCAGTTTGGTCTGTTGATGATGTTGGTTTTGATTCCATTACAAATGTTATCTGGTGGTTTAACGCCGCGCGAGAGTATGCCAGAAGTGGTGCAAAATATTATGCAATTTGCGCCAACCACTCACTTTGTCAATTTGGCACAAGCGATTTTATATCGTAATGCTGGTTTTGATGTGGTGTGGATGCCGTTCTTATGCTTATTTGCCATTGGGGCAGTATTTTTCTACTTTGCCTTGAAGCGCTTTAAAGAGACCATTCATACCATGACATAG